The following are encoded together in the Monodelphis domestica isolate mMonDom1 chromosome 5, mMonDom1.pri, whole genome shotgun sequence genome:
- the MALSU1 gene encoding mitochondrial assembly of ribosomal large subunit protein 1 isoform X2, with translation MSWGGRGRQGGARGASVETNLRPQSLFSLAHSRRLISVSWACAAHVGPRFDIDLLVSLLRQENARDICVIWVSPALKYVDYFVVASGASPRHLQAMAQYLLKTHKFLRSPREAFARIEGKDSEDWLCVDFGCMVVHLMLPGTRETYELEKLWTLGTWDDQLAQIAPEVLPEDFILGFSPEGEPSAFPPLEFKRK, from the exons ATgtcctggggggggagggggaggcagggaggagcaCGTGGGGCGAGTGTGGAAACGAACCTGAGGCCTCAGTCACTGTtcagcctggcacatagcagacgcCTAATAAGTGTTAGCTGGGCCTGTGCAG CTCACGTGGGCCCCAGATTCGACATCGACCTGCTCGTGTCCCTCCTGAGGCAGGAAAATGCCCGGGACATTTGTGTGATCTGGGTCTCCCCTGCCCTGAAGTACGTGGATTACTTTGTGGTCGCAAGCGGGGCCTCCCCCAGACACCTCCAGGCCATGGCCCAGTACCTCCTGAAAACG CATAAATTCCTGAGATCCCCGAGGGAGGCTTTCGCGCGGATCGAAGGGAAGGACTCGGAGGACTGGCTGTGTGTGGACTTTG GCTGCATGGTGGTTCACCTGATGCTTCCGGGGACTCGAGAAACCTATGAATTGGAGAAGTTGTGGACTCTGGGCACGTGGGACGACCAGTTAGCTCAGATTGCCCCAGAAGTGCTGCCCGAAGACTTCATCCTTGGATTTAGTCCAGAAGGGGAGCCTTCAGCATTCCCTCCATTGGAGttcaagagaaaataa
- the MALSU1 gene encoding mitochondrial assembly of ribosomal large subunit protein 1 isoform X1, which yields MGPGLRLGARSWGRLLQLLRPRAGAGWPGARPFAQAQRQPTSVLGLATGARGLWRAVRLNEAVVPAERAATAHVGPRFDIDLLVSLLRQENARDICVIWVSPALKYVDYFVVASGASPRHLQAMAQYLLKTHKFLRSPREAFARIEGKDSEDWLCVDFGCMVVHLMLPGTRETYELEKLWTLGTWDDQLAQIAPEVLPEDFILGFSPEGEPSAFPPLEFKRK from the exons ATGGGTCCGGGCCTGAGACTGGGGGCACGATCCTGGGGGCGCCTCCTGCAGCTCCTGCGGCCCCGCGCCGGCGCGGGCTGGCCCGGCGCGAGGCCCTTCGCGCAGGCGCAGAGGCAGCCCACCTCGGTCCTCGGTCTAGCGACGGGGGCGCGAGGGCTCTGGAGAGCAGTGCGGCTAAATGAGGCCGTCGTCCCGGCGGAGCGGGCCGCAACAG CTCACGTGGGCCCCAGATTCGACATCGACCTGCTCGTGTCCCTCCTGAGGCAGGAAAATGCCCGGGACATTTGTGTGATCTGGGTCTCCCCTGCCCTGAAGTACGTGGATTACTTTGTGGTCGCAAGCGGGGCCTCCCCCAGACACCTCCAGGCCATGGCCCAGTACCTCCTGAAAACG CATAAATTCCTGAGATCCCCGAGGGAGGCTTTCGCGCGGATCGAAGGGAAGGACTCGGAGGACTGGCTGTGTGTGGACTTTG GCTGCATGGTGGTTCACCTGATGCTTCCGGGGACTCGAGAAACCTATGAATTGGAGAAGTTGTGGACTCTGGGCACGTGGGACGACCAGTTAGCTCAGATTGCCCCAGAAGTGCTGCCCGAAGACTTCATCCTTGGATTTAGTCCAGAAGGGGAGCCTTCAGCATTCCCTCCATTGGAGttcaagagaaaataa